The Nitrospira sp. CR1.1 sequence TGCCGAACGAGCCGGAGGCGAAGAACTGCAGCCGATCGGCCGGCCGCCACGTGAGCTGAGAGGCCAGTGTGACCGCCCCCGTGTTCGGGATCAGATAGATCTTCTCCGTCAGCCACAGATTGAAGGGTAGAAAAATCGTGAGCCCCGGCATCAGCAGATCGATGTCGTCTTGTTTGTAATTCAACCGCCGGTAACCAAACGAGACTTCAAAGGGCGCCAGTGAGGGGTGCAACCCGCCCAGGCCTTGCGCCACTTCCCCGACAAAGGAGTAGTTCGGCGAAAAATGCGGATTGACCGTAGCTTGCCCCGCGATATACCCCCAGGCTCGCGACCACAAGGGGCTATAGAGTTCGGCTGACATCGGCGTGTCGTGAAATCCGAAACGATTGATCGGTTCAACCCGCAGCACCAGGGTTTGATTGCCCAACGGTTTGGCGAGTTCAAACAGCAGGTCGCGCTCATCCGGTTGATTCTTCGTATAGGAATAGTGGCCGTAGCCGATCTTGGCATAGTCCCGGTAAGGAAGACGCAGCCCGGTCAGCCCTTGCCCGACCGCGGCCCGCGGCGACACAAGGAGTTCTGATTTCACGGCGTGAATCTGCTGCTCAATGGCCGGATCGTGCGTGTCGGCCAGCAGGGCCTCGTACCGCTGCAACGCTTCGGACCGATCGCCGCGCCAATGCGCAACCTCGGCGAGACCGCGCCGGGCCTCGATCTGCGCCGGCTCAGCCTGCAAGACCTCAGCGTACAATCGTCCCGCTTCATCGAACTGTTTCTGCCACGACAGGACTTGCGCCAGCGCGATGCGAATGTCCTGATCGTCCGGGTGGCGTGCCAGCACCTCACGATAGAGGCTCGTCGCTTCCGCATGAGACCCCTGCCATGAGACGATACGTGCCAGCGCCGCGCGGATCTCATCGTTGTCGGGATGCTGGCGCAAAACGTCGCGATAGACGGCTTCGGCTTCAGGATATTGTTTCGCCACTTCGAATCTCGTGGCTTGCTCCACGGCGGCCCCGATGGCTCGCACATCCGTTTCATGTAAGACGGGAGCTGGAGCAGCAGGTTGCTCGGCAACCAGAGGCGCGGTCGCACGCCCTTCCGACCGGATGGTCTTCAACTGCGCTTCGATTTCGGGATCATGCGTCTCGGCAAGCAACGCCTCATAGCGCTGGACCGCCTCTGCGAGATTTCCCTGCCAATACGCAAGATCCGCGAGGCCCCGTCGCGCCTCGACCTGTGTCGGATCGGATTGAAGCGCTTCCCGGTACAGGCGGCCGGCCTCCTCGAACTGCTGCTGCCAGGAGAGCACCTGTCCCAGCGCCACGCGCATATCCTGATCCTGGGGATGGCGCGCCAGAATCTCTCGATACAACGTCGCGGCTTCTGCATGGACGCCTTGCCAGGAGAGAACTCTCGCTAACGCGGCGCGAACCTCGTCATTCCCGGGTGAGCGCTGCAGTGCCTCGCGGTAGACGGCCACCGCATCGGCATACTGACGCATCGTTTCCAATCGGCCTCCCCGCTCCAACGCCTGTGCGGCGTGAGATGTCTCCTGATCGTCGCCATGAGGCGAAGATGTTCCGGACGGGAGGAAGGGAACAGCCGGTGAGCTGGAAACTGCTTTCAACGCATGCAGGCGCGCCGCAACTTCCGCATCACCGGTCGCCGCCACAACTCGCTCATAGTACGGAATGGCCTGTTCCGGGTGGCCGCTCCACACCAGCACATTGCCCAGCCCGGTGAGGGCCTCGACATGCTCCGGTTCGTCCCGGAGAACCAGCTCGTACTCTTCGCGCGCTTGATCATACTGTTTCTGCCACGAGAGGACTTGAGCGAGACCCACTCGGATATCGTGATCGAGAGGGTGACGGGTCAGGAGATCACGATAGCCGGCAGCCGCGGCGTCCCAGTCGCCTTGCCAGGAAAGCAGCTTGGCCACCGACGCGCGCACCTCGTCATGATCAGGTTTGGCCAGGAGGTATTGCCGGTAGGCCGCGAGAGCCTCCTCATACCGCTTCTCCTCCTCCAAGGCCTTGGC is a genomic window containing:
- a CDS encoding tetratricopeptide repeat protein; this encodes MSGEQGRSRMNDPLRWINRRTSAACLLAGIALAAGWFSAPATMIAAMAPDASPRQILQQAKALEEEKRYEEALAAYRQYLLAKPDHDEVRASVAKLLSWQGDWDAAAAGYRDLLTRHPLDHDIRVGLAQVLSWQKQYDQAREEYELVLRDEPEHVEALTGLGNVLVWSGHPEQAIPYYERVVAATGDAEVAARLHALKAVSSSPAVPFLPSGTSSPHGDDQETSHAAQALERGGRLETMRQYADAVAVYREALQRSPGNDEVRAALARVLSWQGVHAEAATLYREILARHPQDQDMRVALGQVLSWQQQFEEAGRLYREALQSDPTQVEARRGLADLAYWQGNLAEAVQRYEALLAETHDPEIEAQLKTIRSEGRATAPLVAEQPAAPAPVLHETDVRAIGAAVEQATRFEVAKQYPEAEAVYRDVLRQHPDNDEIRAALARIVSWQGSHAEATSLYREVLARHPDDQDIRIALAQVLSWQKQFDEAGRLYAEVLQAEPAQIEARRGLAEVAHWRGDRSEALQRYEALLADTHDPAIEQQIHAVKSELLVSPRAAVGQGLTGLRLPYRDYAKIGYGHYSYTKNQPDERDLLFELAKPLGNQTLVLRVEPINRFGFHDTPMSAELYSPLWSRAWGYIAGQATVNPHFSPNYSFVGEVAQGLGGLHPSLAPFEVSFGYRRLNYKQDDIDLLMPGLTIFLPFNLWLTEKIYLIPNTGAVTLASQLTWRPADRLQFFASGSFGTSGERIVAEQDFTRVGSRTIQGGVTFPINERFSAEAAGYYEDRGFLYVRRGGNFNLIYHW